The following proteins are encoded in a genomic region of Thioclava nitratireducens:
- the tcuB gene encoding tricarballylate utilization 4Fe-4S protein TcuB: protein MQTEFLEEARRQAEICNACRYCEGYCSVFPALHAERAFSDGDLTQLANLCHNCRGCYYACQYTAPHEFALNLPQALANVRQDSWEEFAFPRAAGQAFQKSGLRIALATVLGFALLIWAMLSLASAGGEGFYAVLAHNTMVAIFLPAFLFPLLSLAISLRRYWRAVGAGPLRFSDLRGGFAAAANMRNLNGGHGDGCNFEDEDRFSQGRRFAHQAVMYGFLLCFAATSVATLMHYLLDLRAPYPLWSLPKLLGLSGGLLLTLGCIEMIRLKLRADPELGASGATSGEFGFVALLGFVGLSGLALYGLGQTPLMPAMLALHLGAVLAFFLLTPFSKMAHGFYRLAALTADAQKKREVAR, encoded by the coding sequence ATGCAAACTGAGTTTCTCGAAGAGGCGCGCCGTCAGGCCGAGATCTGCAACGCCTGCCGGTATTGCGAAGGATATTGCTCGGTCTTTCCAGCGCTCCATGCCGAGCGCGCCTTCAGCGACGGCGATCTGACGCAGCTCGCCAATCTCTGTCACAATTGCCGCGGGTGCTATTACGCCTGCCAATACACGGCACCGCACGAGTTTGCCCTCAACCTGCCGCAGGCGCTGGCGAATGTTCGGCAGGATAGCTGGGAAGAATTCGCGTTTCCCCGCGCGGCGGGTCAGGCCTTCCAGAAAAGCGGGCTGCGCATCGCGCTCGCGACGGTGCTGGGCTTTGCGCTCCTGATCTGGGCCATGCTCTCGCTCGCAAGCGCAGGGGGCGAGGGTTTTTACGCGGTCCTGGCGCATAACACGATGGTCGCGATCTTCCTGCCAGCCTTCCTGTTCCCGCTGCTCAGCCTCGCGATCAGCCTGCGGCGGTATTGGCGCGCGGTCGGGGCCGGTCCGCTTCGCTTCTCCGATCTTCGGGGAGGCTTTGCCGCCGCCGCGAACATGCGCAACCTCAACGGCGGGCATGGAGATGGCTGCAATTTCGAGGACGAGGACCGTTTTTCCCAAGGCCGCCGGTTCGCGCATCAAGCCGTTATGTATGGCTTTCTTCTGTGTTTCGCCGCCACGAGTGTGGCGACGTTGATGCATTACCTGCTGGATCTGCGCGCGCCTTACCCGCTCTGGTCCCTGCCGAAGCTTCTCGGCCTGTCGGGTGGCTTGCTGCTGACCCTGGGTTGCATCGAGATGATCCGTCTGAAGCTGCGGGCGGATCCCGAACTCGGTGCCTCGGGCGCGACGAGCGGCGAATTCGGCTTTGTCGCTCTCTTGGGCTTTGTCGGTTTGAGCGGATTGGCGCTTTATGGGCTCGGTCAAACCCCGCTGATGCCGGCCATGTTGGCCTTGCATCTTGGGGCCGTGCTCGCATTCTTCCTGCTGACACCGTTTTCCAAGATGGCACACGGCTTCTATCGCCTCGCCGCGCTGACTGCCGATGCGCAAAAGAAAAGGGAGGTGGCTCGGTAA
- the tcuA gene encoding FAD-dependent tricarballylate dehydrogenase TcuA yields the protein MTLASPQPDIAVIGGGNAALCAAITAAEAGARVLILEAAPKPYRGGNSRHTRNFRCMHRGPLGPLTDSYTEEEYLADLMKVTGGKTDEGLARLAIRSSEECLPWMEAHGVRFQPSLSGTLSLARTNAFFLGGGKGLVNAYYRTAEALGVQVEYEAAVTHLEIHDDRVTHIDYTQNGETRRISPKSVVVASGGFQADTDWLARAWGPAAKNFLIRGTPYNRGVVLADLLEQKVEQVGDPTQCHAVAIDGRAPKFDGGIVTRLDCVPFSIVVNKNGERFYDEGEDVWPKRYAIWGRLVAAQPDQVGYVIIDAKSLELFMPSVFPPIKADTLEDLATKMGLPPAVLAETVAEFNAACGDTSGFHPTELDGVSTTGITPPKTNWARPITEPPFYGYSLRTGVTFTYLGLKVDERAQCSIGNRPVSNLWAAGETMAGSILGQGYLAGFGMTIGTVFGRIAGKEAAAHAN from the coding sequence GTGACCCTTGCTTCACCCCAACCCGACATTGCCGTCATCGGCGGCGGTAACGCGGCCCTCTGTGCCGCGATCACCGCGGCAGAGGCCGGGGCGCGCGTGTTGATTCTCGAAGCCGCGCCGAAACCCTATCGGGGCGGAAATTCTCGCCATACGCGCAACTTCCGCTGCATGCATCGCGGGCCGCTTGGTCCGCTCACCGACAGCTATACCGAGGAAGAATACCTTGCCGATTTGATGAAGGTCACCGGCGGCAAGACCGATGAAGGTCTGGCGCGGCTCGCCATTCGAAGCTCCGAGGAATGCCTGCCCTGGATGGAGGCGCATGGCGTTCGCTTTCAGCCCTCGCTGTCGGGCACGCTTTCGCTGGCGCGGACAAACGCATTCTTCCTCGGTGGCGGCAAGGGCCTCGTGAATGCCTATTACCGCACCGCGGAAGCGCTCGGGGTTCAGGTCGAATACGAAGCGGCTGTCACCCATCTGGAGATCCACGACGATCGCGTGACGCATATCGACTATACGCAGAATGGTGAGACGCGGCGCATCAGCCCGAAATCGGTCGTGGTCGCGTCGGGCGGTTTTCAGGCCGATACCGATTGGCTTGCCCGCGCCTGGGGGCCGGCCGCGAAGAACTTTCTGATCCGGGGCACGCCCTACAATCGCGGCGTCGTGCTCGCGGACCTTCTCGAGCAGAAGGTCGAACAGGTCGGCGATCCGACGCAATGCCACGCGGTCGCGATTGACGGGCGCGCGCCGAAATTCGATGGCGGGATCGTCACGCGGCTCGATTGCGTGCCGTTCTCGATCGTCGTGAACAAGAATGGCGAGCGGTTTTACGACGAGGGGGAGGACGTATGGCCGAAGCGCTATGCGATCTGGGGCCGTCTCGTCGCGGCGCAGCCCGATCAGGTGGGCTATGTCATCATCGACGCGAAGTCGCTCGAACTGTTCATGCCTTCGGTCTTTCCGCCGATCAAGGCCGATACGCTCGAAGATCTGGCGACCAAGATGGGACTGCCGCCTGCAGTCTTGGCCGAGACCGTGGCCGAGTTCAACGCAGCCTGCGGCGACACATCCGGATTTCACCCGACAGAACTGGATGGGGTGTCCACCACCGGAATCACCCCGCCGAAGACCAACTGGGCGCGTCCGATCACCGAGCCGCCCTTTTACGGATACTCGCTGCGCACAGGGGTGACCTTCACCTATCTCGGGTTGAAGGTCGACGAGCGCGCACAATGCTCGATCGGAAACCGCCCCGTTTCGAACCTCTGGGCTGCCGGCGAAACCATGGCCGGTTCAATTCTCGGGCAGGGGTATCTCGCCGGTTTCGGCATGACGATCGGCACCGTTTTCGGACGTATTGCAGGCAAGGAGGCCGCCGCCCATGCAAACTGA
- a CDS encoding GntR family transcriptional regulator, whose product MANEDGSTPQGNAAYDRLLTELREGRLNPGDRLRETELAERLGMSRTPVREAIRKLEADNIVSHIARQGACIRRLDYAEVMELYEMRAVLEGTAARLAARAASDIEIDELYEMNRQLGEIGNVPEAFTLNRQFHAALLDAAKNRFLTRSIRSLQKALMILGPTTLTEPDRAVKAVEEHFAVLEAVKARDGALAESAMRAHIEAAQRVRVRALRSEPGQTPSYDGDLL is encoded by the coding sequence ATGGCAAATGAGGACGGCAGCACACCGCAGGGAAACGCTGCTTACGACCGCCTGCTGACCGAATTGCGCGAAGGGCGGCTCAACCCGGGCGACCGCTTGCGGGAAACCGAATTGGCGGAGCGCTTGGGCATGTCGCGAACCCCTGTCCGGGAAGCGATCCGTAAGCTCGAAGCGGATAACATCGTCAGTCACATTGCGCGGCAGGGCGCCTGCATTCGGCGGCTCGACTATGCCGAAGTCATGGAGCTCTACGAGATGCGCGCGGTGCTCGAAGGCACAGCGGCACGGCTTGCGGCCCGGGCGGCTTCGGATATCGAGATCGACGAACTCTACGAGATGAACCGGCAGCTGGGCGAGATCGGCAATGTCCCTGAGGCATTCACGCTTAACCGGCAGTTCCACGCCGCCTTGCTCGACGCAGCGAAGAACCGGTTCCTCACCCGCTCGATCCGCTCGCTGCAAAAGGCGCTGATGATCCTCGGACCCACGACGCTGACCGAGCCGGACCGGGCTGTGAAGGCGGTAGAAGAACATTTCGCCGTGCTCGAGGCCGTCAAGGCGCGCGACGGCGCGCTCGCCGAGAGCGCGATGCGCGCACATATCGAGGCGGCCCAGAGAGTACGCGTGCGCGCCCTGCGCTCCGAGCCCGGCCAGACCCCCAGCTATGACGGAGATCTGCTGTGA
- a CDS encoding AbrB family transcriptional regulator codes for MRRRGLTFLLAACGTALFWALDLPLPFLFGPMAFCLAGALAHLPLQGFGQISVGARTILGVAVGASITPEVIAQLPRMALSVSLVPVFIAVIALIGVPFFRKFWGFDAPTAYYAAMPGGLQDMVIFGTEAGGNPRALSLVHATRVLIIVTVAPFFLSHFYGAELSNPIGAPVADLPWYELAIMAVAAVLGWKGGERLGLFGASILGPMIVTATLSLSGIIHFRPPAEAILAAQFFIGCGIGVHFLGVTWKELTRIVSAGIAYVLVLAVLAAGFSGLVTVLGLGERVPAFLAFAPGGQAEMTVLAIVTGADLGFVITHHLTRIVLVIVGAPVVARILTRRRTG; via the coding sequence ATGCGGCGGCGCGGCCTTACATTTCTCCTTGCAGCCTGTGGCACCGCGCTCTTCTGGGCGCTGGATCTGCCGCTTCCCTTCCTCTTCGGCCCGATGGCATTTTGCCTCGCCGGCGCGCTCGCGCATTTACCGCTTCAGGGCTTCGGCCAGATCTCTGTCGGCGCGCGCACGATCCTCGGCGTGGCGGTCGGCGCCTCAATCACGCCCGAGGTTATCGCGCAATTGCCGCGCATGGCGCTCTCGGTCTCTCTCGTCCCTGTCTTCATCGCGGTGATCGCGCTGATCGGCGTGCCCTTCTTCCGGAAGTTCTGGGGCTTCGATGCGCCCACCGCCTATTACGCCGCAATGCCAGGCGGGCTTCAGGACATGGTGATCTTCGGCACGGAAGCGGGCGGCAATCCCCGCGCGCTTTCGTTGGTGCACGCGACACGGGTTCTGATCATCGTGACCGTGGCGCCGTTTTTCCTGAGCCATTTCTACGGCGCCGAACTCAGCAACCCGATCGGCGCGCCGGTCGCGGATCTGCCGTGGTATGAGCTGGCGATCATGGCCGTCGCCGCGGTGCTCGGCTGGAAAGGCGGCGAGAGGCTCGGGCTGTTCGGCGCCTCGATTCTCGGCCCGATGATCGTCACGGCGACCCTGTCGCTCTCCGGGATCATCCATTTCCGCCCGCCTGCCGAGGCAATCCTCGCGGCCCAATTCTTCATTGGCTGCGGGATCGGCGTTCATTTCCTCGGCGTGACCTGGAAGGAACTCACCCGCATCGTGTCGGCAGGCATCGCCTACGTGCTCGTGCTGGCCGTGCTGGCCGCGGGGTTTTCCGGTCTTGTGACCGTGTTGGGTCTGGGCGAGCGGGTGCCAGCCTTTCTGGCCTTCGCGCCCGGCGGTCAGGCGGAGATGACGGTCCTCGCGATCGTGACCGGGGCGGATCTCGGCTTCGTCATCACCCATCACCTGACGCGCATCGTGCTCGTGATCGTCGGCGCGCCCGTGGTGGCGAGGATCCTCACCCGAAGGCGGACGGGTTGA
- a CDS encoding D-2-hydroxyacid dehydrogenase family protein — protein sequence MKVHILDDWFDTLRSLPCFRMLDGHEVTVWTDHEPDEEALARRLAEAECVVLFRERTKITRGLLERLPNLRLISQRGTWPHVDVEACTDQGVLLCSNTGGDGANYAAAELTFALMLAAMRQLPQQMASVKAGNWQMGVGRSLRGRVLGLYGYGRLGRVVAEYARVFGMQVVWWASEAGRARVLADGETVAESRAAFFAQSDIVSLHLRLTPETRGIVTAEDLAQMSPRSVLVNTSRAGLIAPGALLAALEAGHPGQAAVDVFDREPETDATDPLLAHPNLIATPHTGYVTEDEFDKQFSDIFAQVNAYAEGSPIHMVNPSAFG from the coding sequence ATGAAGGTCCATATTCTCGACGACTGGTTCGACACGCTCCGCAGCTTGCCCTGTTTTCGCATGCTGGATGGGCACGAGGTGACGGTCTGGACGGATCACGAGCCCGATGAGGAGGCGCTTGCGCGCCGCCTCGCGGAGGCCGAATGCGTGGTTCTCTTTCGGGAACGCACGAAGATCACGCGCGGCTTGCTCGAGCGGCTTCCCAACCTGCGCCTGATTTCGCAGCGGGGCACGTGGCCGCATGTTGATGTGGAGGCCTGCACCGACCAAGGCGTTCTGCTGTGTTCGAATACGGGCGGGGATGGCGCGAACTATGCGGCAGCAGAGCTGACCTTCGCGTTGATGCTCGCCGCGATGCGCCAGCTTCCGCAGCAGATGGCCAGCGTCAAAGCCGGCAACTGGCAGATGGGCGTGGGGCGCAGCCTGCGCGGACGGGTGCTGGGCCTTTACGGATACGGGCGTTTGGGGCGGGTCGTCGCGGAGTATGCCCGGGTCTTCGGGATGCAGGTCGTCTGGTGGGCCTCCGAGGCGGGGCGCGCGCGTGTCTTGGCCGACGGGGAGACCGTTGCCGAGAGCCGTGCCGCCTTCTTCGCGCAAAGCGACATCGTCTCCCTGCATCTGCGATTGACGCCAGAGACCCGCGGGATCGTCACCGCCGAGGATCTCGCGCAGATGTCCCCGCGCTCGGTGCTGGTGAACACGTCTCGCGCAGGGCTGATTGCGCCGGGTGCCTTGCTGGCGGCGCTTGAGGCCGGACATCCCGGGCAGGCGGCGGTGGATGTCTTCGACCGCGAGCCAGAGACCGACGCGACAGATCCGCTGCTCGCGCATCCGAACCTCATCGCCACGCCCCATACCGGCTACGTGACCGAGGACGAGTTCGACAAGCAGTTCTCCGACATCTTCGCGCAGGTGAATGCCTATGCGGAGGGCAGCCCGATCCACATGGTCAACCCGTCCGCCTTCGGGTGA
- a CDS encoding universal stress protein, giving the protein MPMMNLLVAFNGSSGSVAALRYAASMAAQRGAHVTAIMAHAAHEVIDRRSRWIPKEARALLEAANGDILREIEARFEEERRALGLGSDLELKVVAGRVDNVLSEAARYYDMLIVGTQADDGDAHVVLHPDRIALMSGRPVIVVPEGYDAGAKHSHAALAWDGGRAAARALSDSLRLLEDDGRVSVLTVGPHDDRAINDLLTHLSRHGVAAIHEDWPTPRPVADTLLGWCGRNDPSLLVLGAFEHSKFREDFLGGVTSEVLARTKIPVLLSH; this is encoded by the coding sequence ATGCCGATGATGAATCTTCTGGTCGCCTTCAATGGATCGAGCGGGTCGGTCGCCGCCCTGCGCTATGCCGCCTCCATGGCGGCGCAGCGTGGCGCTCATGTGACGGCGATAATGGCCCATGCGGCGCACGAGGTGATCGACCGCCGCTCGCGCTGGATCCCGAAGGAGGCGCGTGCGCTTCTTGAAGCGGCCAATGGCGACATCCTGCGCGAGATCGAGGCGCGGTTCGAGGAAGAGCGCCGTGCCCTGGGGCTTGGCAGTGATCTCGAGTTGAAAGTCGTGGCTGGACGCGTGGACAATGTTCTGTCCGAAGCGGCGCGCTATTACGACATGCTGATCGTGGGCACGCAGGCTGACGATGGCGATGCCCATGTGGTCCTGCATCCCGATCGTATCGCGCTGATGTCGGGCCGTCCGGTGATCGTGGTTCCCGAGGGCTATGATGCGGGCGCAAAGCACAGCCATGCGGCGCTCGCATGGGATGGAGGGCGGGCCGCCGCGCGCGCGCTCTCCGACAGTCTGCGACTGCTCGAGGATGACGGACGGGTCAGCGTTCTGACCGTTGGGCCGCATGACGACCGCGCTATCAACGACCTTCTAACCCATCTCTCGCGGCACGGCGTGGCGGCCATTCACGAGGATTGGCCGACGCCGCGACCGGTGGCGGACACGCTCCTCGGCTGGTGCGGGCGCAATGATCCGTCGCTTCTCGTGCTCGGAGCCTTCGAGCATTCCAAGTTTCGCGAAGATTTCCTTGGAGGCGTGACCTCGGAAGTGCTTGCGCGCACGAAAATTCCCGTATTGTTGTCGCATTGA
- a CDS encoding 4-oxalomesaconate tautomerase → MEQTAIPYVFMRGGTSRGPYFNRADLPADRETLAEVLIAVLGSGHANNIDGLGGGVAVTTKVAMLSPSDDDWAEVDYFFAQVSVEDRLVDFKPTCGNILSGVGPAAIELGLVRPTGDETEVKIRAVNTGAKVLARVQTPGGAMRYDGDAEIAGVPGTAAPIALNFMGVVGSSTGAFLPTGHLHDEFDGIEVTCMDVAMPMVIARAQDFGLTGYESAAELDANTEFFARMEAVRLKAGAAMGMGDVSKSVTPKFGLLAPAKAGGTIATRYFMPWNTHPSMAVTGAQCLASCALTPGTVADGLLERPTTSPASVVLEHASGTIEVLVDFEMNNHFTLNSAGLLRTARKLADGRVYVPASVWKGR, encoded by the coding sequence ATGGAACAGACAGCCATTCCCTATGTATTCATGCGTGGCGGCACCTCGCGAGGCCCCTATTTCAACCGCGCCGATCTGCCTGCCGATCGCGAGACTCTGGCCGAGGTTCTGATCGCGGTGCTCGGTTCGGGGCATGCGAACAATATCGACGGGCTCGGCGGGGGCGTCGCGGTGACGACCAAGGTCGCGATGCTCTCGCCCTCGGACGATGACTGGGCGGAGGTCGATTATTTCTTCGCGCAGGTCTCGGTCGAGGATCGGCTCGTCGACTTCAAACCGACCTGCGGCAACATCCTCTCGGGGGTGGGGCCGGCCGCGATCGAGCTGGGTCTCGTGCGCCCCACGGGAGACGAGACCGAGGTGAAGATCCGCGCGGTCAATACCGGGGCGAAAGTCCTCGCGCGCGTTCAGACGCCGGGCGGGGCGATGCGCTACGACGGCGACGCGGAAATTGCCGGCGTGCCCGGCACGGCCGCGCCGATCGCGCTCAATTTCATGGGGGTCGTCGGCTCCTCGACCGGGGCGTTTCTTCCGACCGGGCATCTGCACGATGAGTTCGACGGTATCGAGGTGACCTGCATGGATGTCGCGATGCCGATGGTGATCGCGCGGGCGCAGGACTTCGGCCTTACCGGCTATGAAAGCGCGGCAGAGCTCGACGCGAATACCGAGTTCTTCGCCCGCATGGAGGCCGTGCGCCTCAAGGCGGGCGCGGCGATGGGGATGGGCGACGTCTCGAAATCGGTGACGCCGAAATTCGGCCTGCTTGCGCCAGCCAAGGCGGGTGGAACCATCGCGACGCGCTATTTCATGCCGTGGAACACGCATCCGTCGATGGCGGTCACCGGCGCGCAATGTCTTGCCTCCTGCGCGCTCACGCCCGGCACTGTGGCCGACGGTCTGCTGGAGCGACCGACCACCAGCCCGGCGAGCGTGGTGCTGGAGCATGCGTCCGGCACGATCGAGGTCCTCGTCGACTTCGAAATGAACAACCACTTCACGCTGAACTCCGCAGGTTTGCTGCGCACCGCGCGCAAGTTGGCCGACGGCCGAGTCTATGTTCCCGCTTCGGTTTGGAAAGGACGCTGA
- a CDS encoding tripartite tricarboxylate transporter permease: protein MDVFATAVPALGEAWALILQPVVLGYLVLGVVMGLAVGVFPGLGGIAGLSLLLPFMFGMDPVLGLALMVGMVAVVPTSDTFASVLMGIPGSSASQATVLDGFPLAKKGQAARALSAAFTSSLFGGLVGALFLTMFIMVARPLVLAFGLPEMLMISILGLSMVAVLAGRVALKGLAAAGLGMLIGTIGEADAGGSLRMATYDIPYLTDGLQLVIVGLGIFALPEIVSLLRQDSSIAKDATLGAGWSQGVRDWVANKWLSVRCSLIGVIVGVIPGLGGSVVDWIAYGHAVQTTKDKSNFGKGEIRGVIGPESSNNAKEGGGLVPTLLFGIPGSGSMAIFIGALALLGSGDIEVGPNMLRDNLDITYSIVWLLALANVVGTVLCIAASGGIAKLTTIRFTYLAPFLFMLISFAAFQSGQNFEDILALFAIGLIGIFLRRFDWSRPAFLIGFVLSNPVEKFSNQAFQIASFRFRNSFSAGVDYLFSPIVIVLLIVTVVSVFLGLRQAKSIMAEGDVQSGSKRAPLIFLLVVMGYVIAALVNASLIPNYNMTDKIVPLVVGGITLTALVILLVQMILRAERDVIFADKEVSGEDADAPYGLWGTLAWFAGLIAATYVVGFILALAGFLVTFLRIRAQASWPKTLILAASGIALMCVMAGALNRDFPPGLLQHAANLPWPLK, encoded by the coding sequence ATGGATGTCTTCGCAACCGCCGTGCCTGCGCTTGGCGAGGCATGGGCTCTGATTCTGCAACCTGTTGTTCTGGGATACCTGGTGCTCGGGGTCGTCATGGGCTTGGCCGTGGGGGTCTTCCCCGGTCTCGGCGGCATCGCCGGCCTCTCACTCCTGCTGCCATTCATGTTCGGCATGGACCCGGTGCTGGGGCTGGCCCTGATGGTGGGCATGGTCGCGGTCGTGCCGACCTCGGACACCTTCGCCTCCGTACTGATGGGGATCCCCGGGTCCTCGGCGAGCCAGGCGACGGTTCTCGACGGCTTCCCGCTTGCCAAGAAAGGGCAGGCGGCGCGGGCGCTCTCGGCCGCCTTCACTTCGTCCCTCTTCGGCGGTCTCGTCGGTGCGCTGTTCCTGACCATGTTCATCATGGTCGCCCGGCCGCTGGTGCTGGCCTTCGGCCTGCCCGAGATGCTGATGATCTCGATCCTCGGCCTCTCGATGGTCGCTGTGCTCGCGGGGCGCGTTGCGCTCAAGGGCCTCGCCGCCGCGGGGCTTGGCATGCTGATCGGCACGATCGGCGAAGCCGACGCCGGCGGCAGCCTGCGCATGGCGACCTATGACATTCCCTATCTCACGGACGGGCTGCAGCTGGTGATCGTCGGTCTCGGCATCTTCGCCTTGCCCGAAATCGTCTCGCTGCTTCGTCAGGACAGCTCGATCGCCAAGGACGCGACGCTCGGCGCCGGCTGGAGCCAAGGCGTGCGCGACTGGGTCGCCAACAAATGGCTGTCCGTCCGCTGCTCGCTGATCGGCGTGATCGTCGGCGTGATCCCCGGGCTCGGCGGGTCGGTCGTCGACTGGATCGCCTACGGCCACGCCGTTCAGACCACAAAGGACAAGTCGAATTTCGGCAAGGGCGAAATCCGCGGCGTGATCGGGCCGGAGAGTTCGAACAACGCCAAGGAAGGCGGCGGCCTCGTCCCCACGCTGCTCTTCGGTATCCCGGGCTCGGGTTCGATGGCGATCTTCATCGGCGCGCTCGCCCTGCTGGGGTCTGGCGATATCGAGGTCGGTCCCAACATGCTGCGGGACAATCTCGATATCACCTATTCGATCGTCTGGCTGCTGGCGCTGGCAAATGTCGTGGGCACGGTGCTCTGCATCGCGGCCTCGGGCGGGATCGCGAAGCTGACCACGATCCGCTTCACCTATCTCGCGCCGTTCCTGTTCATGCTGATTTCCTTCGCGGCCTTCCAGTCAGGGCAGAATTTCGAGGACATCCTAGCCCTGTTCGCGATCGGCCTGATCGGGATCTTCCTGCGCCGGTTCGACTGGTCGCGCCCGGCGTTCCTGATCGGCTTCGTGCTGTCGAACCCTGTCGAAAAATTCTCCAACCAGGCCTTCCAGATCGCATCCTTCCGGTTCCGCAATTCCTTCTCGGCGGGCGTCGATTACCTGTTCTCGCCCATCGTGATCGTCTTGCTCATCGTGACGGTGGTGTCGGTCTTCCTCGGGCTGCGGCAGGCTAAGTCGATCATGGCCGAGGGTGATGTCCAGTCGGGCTCCAAACGCGCGCCGCTGATCTTCCTGCTGGTGGTCATGGGCTACGTGATTGCTGCGCTCGTCAACGCGAGCCTGATCCCGAACTACAACATGACCGACAAGATCGTGCCGCTCGTGGTTGGGGGCATCACGCTGACAGCGCTGGTGATCCTGCTGGTGCAGATGATCCTGCGCGCCGAGCGCGATGTGATCTTCGCGGACAAGGAAGTCTCGGGAGAGGACGCGGACGCGCCCTATGGCCTGTGGGGGACGCTCGCGTGGTTCGCGGGGCTGATCGCGGCGACTTACGTCGTCGGTTTCATCCTCGCACTGGCCGGGTTCCTCGTCACCTTCCTGCGCATCCGCGCCCAGGCCAGCTGGCCCAAGACGCTGATCCTCGCCGCCAGCGGCATCGCCCTGATGTGCGTCATGGCCGGCGCGCTGAACCGCGATTTCCCGCCCGGCCTGCTGCAGCACGCAGCCAATCTTCCTTGGCCCCTGAAATGA